A stretch of the Dichotomicrobium thermohalophilum genome encodes the following:
- the doeA gene encoding ectoine hydrolase DoeA (DoeA (degradation of ectoine A) is also called EutD (ectoine utilization D).), whose amino-acid sequence MTEPVLPFSRAEYAARVAKTRAAMQARQIEVLVVSDPSNMAWLTGYDGWSFYTHQCVLLGMEGEPVWWGRSMDLPGALRTVTMSPENIVGYDDTYVQNPEKHAMEALAALIHELGWGQAVIGVEMENYYFSAAAYLTLVKHLPDATFRDATALVNWQRAVKSAVEIEYMRRAARIVEQMHEVIFERAEPGLPKNELVADIYHAAISGADGHWGDYPAIVPIVPSGLDATAAHLTWDDTPMREGETTFFEIAGVHRRYHCPQSRTLFLGEPPQKYRDAEIAVLSGIEAALEVAKPGNRCEDVAIAFNETLNRFGFVKESRCGYPIGLSYPPDWGERTMSFRRGDETVLEPGMTFHLMPALWLDDGGLEITEPILITEDGVECFTETPRRMFVKS is encoded by the coding sequence GCCCGCGTTGCAAAGACCCGTGCCGCCATGCAGGCGCGCCAGATTGAGGTGCTCGTCGTCTCCGACCCGTCCAACATGGCCTGGCTTACAGGCTATGACGGGTGGTCGTTCTACACCCACCAGTGCGTGCTGCTCGGCATGGAGGGCGAGCCGGTCTGGTGGGGTCGTAGCATGGATTTGCCCGGCGCTCTACGCACGGTGACAATGAGTCCCGAAAACATCGTCGGCTATGACGACACCTACGTGCAGAACCCGGAAAAGCACGCGATGGAGGCGCTGGCCGCGCTGATTCACGAGCTTGGCTGGGGTCAGGCCGTCATCGGCGTGGAGATGGAGAACTACTATTTCTCTGCCGCCGCCTACCTCACGCTGGTCAAGCATCTGCCCGATGCAACATTCCGCGATGCAACCGCTCTGGTGAACTGGCAGCGCGCGGTCAAAAGTGCGGTCGAGATCGAATACATGCGCCGCGCCGCGCGTATCGTCGAGCAGATGCACGAGGTCATTTTTGAGCGCGCCGAGCCGGGACTGCCGAAGAATGAGCTGGTGGCGGACATCTACCATGCAGCGATCAGCGGTGCGGATGGCCATTGGGGCGACTATCCGGCCATCGTGCCGATCGTCCCATCAGGGCTGGATGCGACGGCTGCGCATCTGACCTGGGACGACACGCCCATGCGCGAAGGCGAGACGACCTTCTTCGAGATCGCCGGGGTGCATCGCCGCTATCACTGCCCGCAGTCACGCACGCTATTTCTTGGCGAGCCGCCGCAGAAATACCGCGACGCGGAGATCGCCGTGCTGTCGGGCATCGAGGCCGCGCTGGAGGTTGCGAAGCCCGGCAACCGCTGCGAGGATGTCGCCATCGCGTTCAACGAAACGCTCAACCGCTTCGGCTTCGTAAAGGAGAGCCGGTGCGGCTATCCGATCGGCCTCTCCTATCCGCCGGACTGGGGCGAGCGTACGATGTCCTTCCGCAGGGGGGACGAGACCGTTCTGGAACCTGGCATGACCTTCCACCTGATGCCGGCGCTGTGGCTCGATGACGGCGGGCTGGAAATCACCGAGCCGATCCTGATCACCGAGGACGGCGTGGAGTGCTTTACGGAGACCCCCCGCCGAATGTTCGTGAAGTCATAG